The Flavobacterium faecale genomic sequence ATAAAACAAGCAAAAAAGTAAAATTCCTACACATATAGTCGTGTTTTGTTTTTTATAAGTTTTTCAACGCCTTCTTTATAATCGTTTCTACAGAAGCATCTGGGTCTTCCTTAACGATTTTTTCAATTATTTTCTCAGAAGCTTTTCGAACAAAGCCTAACACCTCTAGAGCAGATAACGCTTCATCTCTATTTGTATTGCTTTGCGAAATCGAAACTTCATCGATATCGTACAATTTCAACATTTTTTCTTTCAAATCCAAAATAACACGTTGCGCTGTTTTGATTCCAATACCTTTAATAGATTGAATTGTAGCCACATCACCAGAAGCAATAGCATTGATAATTTGCTTTGGATCCATGGACGACAACATTTGTCGTGCAATATTAGCACCTATTCCTGAAACTGAAATCAACAATTTGAAAATTTCTCTTTCTGATTTTTCTACAAAGCCAAATAAAGTATGTGAATCCTCCTTTATTTGAAGGTAAGTAAACAACTTTATAAAATCTGTTGTAGGTAGTAATGAATACGTATGCAACGAAATATTGACATGATACCCCACTCCACCACAATCGATTACAACATCGGTTGGTGTTTTTTCAACTAATTTCCCTTGTAAATGTGCTATCATATCATCAATAAAAACACCTATAACTCAACAGAATCGAGTTATAGGTGTGTTAATTATTACTTCAATTATTTTTTTCTTTTTCCTTTTTCTTGTGCATCTAAAACAGCAATTGTTGCCATATTAACCATCTCTTCAACACCTGCACCCAATTGAAAAATGTGTACTGGTTTGCTCATACCCATCATAATTGGCCCGATAGATTCTACTTTATTCAACTCTTTCAGCAACTTATAAGTAATGTTTGCAGCATCCAAATTAGGGAAAATAAGTATATTCACTTTTTTACCTACCAATGTAGAAAACGGAAATTTTTCTTTTAACAATTCCGGATTCAATGCAAAGTCAGACTGTATCTCACCATCCACAATTAAATCAGGATGATGTTCGTGTAAATAGGCAACTGCTTCTCTCACTTTATTTGCTTTTGGATTTGAAGATGATCCGAAATTAGAATACGAAACCATCGCAATAACAGGCTCTACACCAAACATTCTAGCAGTTTTGGCAGTCATTAAAGCAATTTTAGCTAATTCTTCAGCAGTTGGATCTATATTCACAGCCGTATCAGACAAAAACATCGGTCCTCTTGCAGTCATCATCATATTGGTGGTCGCTACTATTGACGCACCTGGAGCTTTACCTACCAATTGTAACATTGGCTTTAAAACTGTAGCATAACTTCTCGTATGTCCAGTAACCAAACCATCAGCTTCACCTGTATTAATCATCATGGCTGCAAAATAGTTACGCTCACGCATCAAACGTTGGGCGTCATACAAGGCAATACCACGTCTTTTACGAGATTCAAAGTACGTTTCTGCAAAACGCTTTCTTCTTCCGTCTTCAGCTTTATCTTTAGGATCGATGATTTCTACATCAGCATCAAAACCAAGCTCTCCTTTTAATTCTGAAATTATTTCTTTGTTACCTAATAAGATCGGAATTGCAACCCCTTCTTCCAATACAATTTGAGCAGCTTTCAAAACATCAAGATGTTCTGCTTCAGCAAATACAATCCTTTTCGGATCCATTTTTGCTTTGTTGCTGATCATACGAAGCATTTTATTATCGTTACCTAAACGCTCCAATAAATCCTCTTCGTATTTTGCCCAATCAGTGATCGGGTTCAGCGCCACTCCAGAGTCCATAGCTGCTTTTGCTACAGCAGGAGCAACAATCGAAATCAATCGTGGGTCAAAAGGTTTTGGTATAATATATTCTTTACCAAAAACTAATTTGGTAGCACCATAGGCAACGTTTACTTGTTCTGGTACCGACTCTTTTGCAAGTAAGGCAAGCGCTTGAACAGCAGCCATTTTCATCGCTTCATTAATTTTGGTTGCACGTACATCAAGTGCTCCTCTAAAAATGTATGGAAAACCAAGTACATTATTAACCTGATTAGGATGATCTGAACGACCCGTAGCCATAATCACATCTTTTCTTGTTTGGATTGCTAAATTGTAATCAATCTCAGGGTTTGGATTTGCCATAGCAAATACAATAGGATTTTCAGCCATTCCTAACAACATATCAGCAGACATAATATCTCCTGATGATAATCCCAAAAATACATCAGCACCTACTAGAGCTTCTCCTAAAGAGATTGGCTCCATATCTTTGGCAAATTTTAATTGTAATTCAGAAAGCGCAGGATTGTTTTTGGTCAACAAACCTTTACTGTTAAACATCAAAATATTTTCAAGTTTTACACCCAACAACATATACAAATCAGCACAAGCTATCGCAGCAGATCCGGCTCCTGAGACAACCATCTTTACATCCTCTGCTTTTTTCTCAGCCAATTCCAATGCGTTTATAAGTGCTGCTGAAGAAATAATAGCAGTACCATGTTGGTCATCATGCATTACCGGAATATTCAATTCTTCAACCAACCTACGTTCAATTTCGAACGATTCTGGAGCTTTAATATCCTCCAAATTAATTCCACCAAAAGTTGGTGCAATATTTTTTACGGTTTGGATAAATTCTTCTATATTTTTTGTATCCACTTCAATGTCAAACACATCAATATCAGCAAAGATTTTAAAAAGCAACCCTTTACCTTCCATTACTGGCTTTGACGCCTCTGGACCAATATCACCTAAACCTAACACTGCGGTTCCGTTCGAAATTACAGCTACTAGATTTCCTTTTGCAGTATATTTATAAACATTATTAACATCTTTAGCAATTTCCAAACAAGGCTCTGCAACACCCGGTGAATACGCCAATGATAAATCTCTTTGCGTGGCATATTTTTTAGTTGGAACTACTTGTATCTTCCCTGGAGTGGGCTTTGCATGATACAATAATGCTTCTCTTCTTTTACTATCCTTGTTCATATTCTTTATTTTTATCCTAATCTACAAAGATATAAGTCTTGACTTAATAAGGAAGCTTTTATCTTAATCTTTTCTTAAAAACAAGTCGAAACATAAACAAAAAAAGGCCGCAATAATTTGCGACCTTATAAATCATTATATATTTAATTAACTTTGAGTACCGTTTATATAGGAGTCCAAGTGATCAATTGTATTTTTTTGTTTAGCAATAGTAGCTTTTACAATGTCACCAATCGACACTACACCGAGAACTATATTATTTGCAACTACTGGTAAATGTCTAATTCTCTTACCACTCATTAAATTCATGCAATAATCAATAGTATCTGTTGGTGCAACTGTAATAATACCCGTTCCCATAATATCTTTTACCAAAGTATCTTTTGAAGTTTTATCTTTCAAAACTATTTTTCGAGCATAATCTCTTTCTGAGAGGATTCCAACAATTACATCATTATCCATCACCAATAATGCTCCAACATTTTTTTCGCCCATGACCTTTAAGGCATCATAAACAGAAATTGTAGAAACTATAGAGAACACATCTCCTCCTTTAACGCTTAGTATTTGATTTACAGTCATATTGATAATAGTTTTAGAATACTAAAGTTATAAAAAAAATCAACATATTACTAAAAACCTAAACAATTTGACCAAAAAAAACTTAAGAACGATATTATTTAACAGAATTCACAAGTAAAAGAACCTTAACAAATAGCATTTTGAAATTATTGCAAGAATTTAATATTTCTAGTAATCCCAGAATATTTGGAGCGTTTAAGAGGAGAGTCTTTAAAAACATGCTTGAAAGTATCCTCAGTGATCTCTTCCCAGTCTTTTTTTGACATTGACAAAAGGTGCGAATTAGGATCAAATAGCGGTTCCTTATGTGGTTTAGAAAAACGATTCCAAGGGCAAACGTCTTGACAAATATCACAACCAAACGCCCAATCATCAAATTGGCCTTTCATACTATCAGGAATATTCTCTTTTAATTCAATAGTAAAATAAGAAATACATTTACTACCGTCTACCACATAAGGCGCTATGATCGCTTGAGTCGGGCAAGCATCTAAACAAGCAGTGCACGAACCACAGTGATCTGTTACCGCATGATCATAGTCTAATTCTAAATCAATAATAAGTTCCGCTATAAAATAAAAGGAACCCACTTTTTGTGTAATGAGATTACTGTTCTTTCCAATCCATCCCAAACCAGATTTAGCAGCCCAAGCTTTATCCAAAACTGGAGCAGAATCCACAAAAGCACGACCAGACACATCTCCAACAGCCGTTTTAATCGAAAATAACAATTCGTTTAGCTTGTCTTTAACAACAGCGTGATAATCGGTTCCGTAAGCATACTTCGAAATCTTATAACTATCTTCTACTTGTTTTTTTTCCGGAAAATAATTCAGCAACAATGAAACCACCGTCTTACTGCCTTCTACCAATAATGTTGGATCTAATCGTTTATCAAAATGATTCTCCATATAGGCCATTTGACCATTATGATTTTTGTTCAACCAATTTTCTAACCTAGGAGCTTCTGTTTCTAAAAAACCAGCTTTAGAAATACCACAAGACAAAAAACCGAGGCGCTTGGCTTCGAATTTTATGAATTGTGTATTTTCTGTTTTAGAAATAATGTAATATTTTAAATTTTAAATCAGCATAATAGGGCTCCGGATATTAGTATGTACTCTCTAATTGATTTTTTTTCGAAAAAAAAATCACAATCAGAAGATACAGCTTAAAATACTAAAAAAGTCCTCCTTGAATATTGGTCTTGATACGTCCCAAATGTTTATAAGCTTTATCAGTAACTTCTCTACCTCTAGGTGTACGCATGATAAAACCTTCTTGTATAAGGAATGGCTCATACACCTCTTCAATAGTTTCACTACTTTCAGATACAGCAGTCGCTAAGGTTGACAAACCAACTGGACCTCCTTTGAACTTATCAATAATAGTTGTCAAAATCTTGTTGTCCATCTCATCCAAACCATGAGCATCAACGTTCAAAGCTTTTAAACTATACCGAGCAATTTCAATGTCAATAGTACCATTCCCTTTTATTTGAGCAAAATCCCTTACTCTTCGTAATAAGGCATTCGCAATACGAGGTGTACCACGGCTACGACCTGCAATCTCTATAGCAGCTTCATGTGAAATTGGCATTTTCAAAATTGAAGAAGATCGCTCTACAATACTTGTCAATAATTCGGTAGTATAATATTGTAAACGAGAAGAAATACCGAAACGAGCACGCATTGGCGCAGTTAATAATCCTGAGCGCGTAGTGGCGCCAATCAAAGTAAACGGATTAAGATTAATTTGAACGGTTCTAGCATTAGGACCAGACTCAATCATTATATCAATCTTAAAATCTTCCATGGCAGAATATAAGTACTCCTCCACTATCGGACTTAACCGGTGAATTTCATCAATAAATAAAACATCGCGTTCGTCAAGATTGGTCAGTAGTCCAGCCAAATCACCCGGTTTATCCAACACAGGACCAGAGGTAATTTTAATACCAACTTCTAATTCATTAGCCAAAATGTTTGCCAATGTCGTTTTACCCAAACCTGGAGGACCATGAAACAACGTATGATCCAAAGCTTCATTACGCTGATTAGCTGCTGCCACAAAAACCTTGAGGTTTTCTAAAACTTGATCTTGACCAGCAAAATCATCAAAAGACAGCGGTCTTAATCTTTTTTCAAGATCAAATTCTTCCGAACCAAAACCATCTGTAGTAGGATCTAAATTTTCATTCATCTAACAAATATATAACAAAGTTTCATAAAATAAAAAATGCCTTTCTGTAATAGAAAGGCATTTTTTAAATATATTTTTTTTCTAGTGATGTAACACTTCTTCACCTGGTTTCATTGGAACCGTTTGCGGAACGAAATCTTCATCATGACCTGGATTAGAATAATCATAAGGCCATCTGTGAACTTCTGGAATTTCTCCAGGCCAGTTACCGTGAATATGCTCTACCGGTGTAGTCCATTCCAAAGTATTTGATCTCCAAGGATTTTGTACTGCTTTCTTACCAACAAAGATACTGCTAAAGAAATTATACAAAAATACCAATTGAAACACACCACCAACCAAGGCAAATGTTGTAATCAAAACGTTTACGTTTTGTAAATCATCAAACAATGGAAAGTTAGTATTAGTATAGTAACGTCTAGGTAAACCAGCTAGTCCAATAAAGTGCATCGGGAAGAAAACACCATAAGCACACACTGCAGTTACCCAAAAGTGAACATAACCCATATTTTTATTTAACATTCTTCCAAACAATTTTGGGAACCAATGGTAAATACCTCCAAACATACCGTAAAGAGCAGAAATACCCATTACTAAGTGGAAGTGAGCAATTACAAAATAAGTATCATGAACGTTAATATCTAATGTACTATCACCTAAAATAATTCCAGTTAAACCTCCAGTAATAAAGGTTGACACCATTCCGATAGAAAACAACATTGCTGGATTCAATTGTAAGTTTCCTTTCCATAAAGTTGTGATCCAATTAAATGCTTTTACAGCAGATGGAATCGCAATCAGTAAGGTTGTAAAAGTAAACACAGATCCCAAGAATGGATTCATACCAGAGATAAACATATGGTGTCCCCAAACAATTGTAGATAAAAATGCAATTGCAAGAACAGACATAATCATCGCTCTATATCCAAAAATTGGTTTACGAGAGTTTGTAGCTAAAATTTCAGATACAAGACCCATCGCAGGTAAGATAACGATATATACCTCAGGGTGACCTAAGAACCAAAATAAGTGCTCAAACAATACAGGAGAACCACCTTGATAATGTAAAACCTCACCAGCGATATAAATATCAGACAAGAAGAAAGAAGTACCAAAACTTCTATCAAAGATTAATAATAAACAAGCTGACAAAAGAACAGGAAACGATACAACTCCAATAATAGCAGTTACAAAGAATGTCCAGATAGTAAGAGGTAATCTAGTCATAGACATACCCTTAGTTCTTAAGTTAATTACTGTTACAATATAGTTCAAAGAACCCATCAAAGAAGATGCTATAAAAATAGCCATGGAAATTAACCATAAAGTCATTCCCATTCCTGAACCAGGAATAGCTTGCGGTAAAGCACTCAAAGGAGGATAAATTGTCCAACCTGCAGAAGCAGGACCTGCTTCAACAAATAATGAGCTTAACATAATAACAGCTGACAAAAAGAACAACCAATAGGAAATCATATTCATGAATCCAGAAGCCATATCCCTTGCTCCAATTTGTAGCGGTATCAGCAAATTACTAAACGTACCACTAAGACCGGCGGTCAGTACAAAGAAAACCATTATGGTACCGTGAATGGTAACTAGTGCTAAATAGACGTCATTTTTCATTACTCCATCTGGAGCCCATTTATCACCTAAAATAAAATTGAAAATTTTAAAAGATTCTTCTGGCCATGCTAATTGCATTCTAAAAAGCATTGACATACCAATTCCAATAACTCCCATAATAATACCTGTAATTAAGTATTGTTTGGCAATCATCTTATGATCAATACTAAAAATATATTTAGTAATGAATGTATCTTTATGATGATGTTCGTGTTCGTGATCGTGTCCGTGATCGTGACCTTCTGCTGACATATAAGTTTACTTTAAATTTTCTTAATAATTATTTTACTGCTACTACAGGAGCAACAACTACTGAATCTTTCGAAACACCTTCACCATCTGCAGCGGGTGCAGGAGCAGCGTTAGCATCTCTTACTTGTACAGCCAATAAAGCTTGTTCTTTTAACCATTTTTTATAATCCTCTGGGGTATCAACTACAATTTTCATTTGCATGTTGTAATGTGAAGCACCACAAATTTTATTACAAAGTAACAAATAATCAAAAGTATATGGATCAAGAGCAGTTCCACCCTTAGCCACTAAATCAATAGATTTTTTAGCTCTTAACTCATTAATATGAGATACTTTCTCAATCATATAAGGTAACTCTCTATACTCAGCTGTTGTGTAAACTGGTTCGAAAGCAAATTCAGTAACCATACCAGGAACACAGTTCATTTGAGCTCTAAAATGTGGCATATAAGCAGAGTGCAAAACATCCTGCGACCTCATTTTAAAGTGAACCTTTTTCCCTTTAGGAATGTGTAATTCTGAAACTACAATATCATCTTGAGAATTTTTGTCTGACATATCCACACCAAGAGTATTGATTCCCTCAATGTATCTTACGTTTGCCTTACCAAGAACATTATCTTCACCAGCATAACGGGCAGACCACTTAAATTGCTGAGCATAAAGCTCAATAACTACTGTATCTTCATCTTCATCTATAAACATAATGTTAGTCCAAGCATACAATCCGTAAAGAATCAAACCTGCAAGAACAACAGCTGGAATAATACTCCAAACAGCTTCTAGCTTGTTATTATCTGCAAAGAATAAAGCCTTTTGACCTTGCTTTCCTCTATACTTAAAACTAAAGTAGTGAATCAATACCTGCGTAATAGCCTGTACGATAAACAATAAAACCCATGAAATATTCATCAAACTATCTACTTGAGCACCATGTGCCGAAGCTGGAGTATGCAAAACTAAACCACCCCATTTAAACAAACCATAAATAGTTAGTATATAAATGAATGCTAGAAATCCAAACATCAAATAACCCTGAACATTATTATCATTATCATTAGCCACTTGAGAATTGTCCTCATTTGAACCTACCTGAGTAAGATCAAATATTTTGGTCAATTGCCATAGAGCAACTGCTAATAAAACTAAAACTATAATTACCAACAAACTCGTCATCTGTTTATCTCTTTAAATATTAATAATGAAAATGTTTACTTTCTTCTATAAATGGATTTCTTTTTGGTAACAAAGGAGTCTTAGTCAAAGCAGTAAACACTGCAAAGATAAACAATCCTAAGAAGAAAAGAACTGATGAAATCTCAGGAACACCGATAAACCAACGATCACCTACTGTTCCAGGCATAATCATATTAAAGAAATCAACATAGTGACCCGCTAATATAACTGTTCCAGCCATAACGATAACCCAACTAAGTCTTTTGAAATCAGTATTTAATAAAATTAATAATGGGAATACAAAATTCATAACTACAGCACCAAAGAAAGGAAGGTTGTACAATTGAATTCTTGTAATAAAATAAGTAATTTCTTCAGGAATATCTGCATACCAGATTAACATAAATTGAGAGAACCATAAGTACGTCCAGAAAATACTAATACCAAACATAAATTTAGCTAAATCGTGTATATGACTAGTATTTACATACTCTAAATATCCTTTTGATTTCAAATATACAGTTACAAGAGCAATAGTAGTAATACCACTTACAAAGAAACTAGCAAAAACGTACCATCCGAAAAGAGTACTAAACCAGTGTGGATCTACAGACATAATCCAATCCCATGACATAATAGATTCTGATACAATAAAGAAAACTAAGAAACCAGCTGACATCTTAAAATTCTTTTTGTAGAATAAATTATCATTAGCCTCATCTTGTGCAACACAATTTTTAGCAGAATAAAATCTGTATAGATTCCATCCTATCAAAAATATAGCAGCACGAATTATCCAAAATGGAAAATTCAAATAACTTGCTTTATTAGCAATAAGCTCATCATGCGCAACTACTTCTGGGTCTAACCAAATAAACAAATGGTTAAAATGAAGTCCGCATAAAATTAAAATAAAGAAGAAAATAGCAGAACCATAAGGAAGGTAAGCTGTAATCCCTTGCATAACTCTAAACAAAACAGGAGACCATCCCGCTTGTGCAACTTGTTGAATAGCATAAAAAGCTAAAACCCCCATTGAAATTAACATAAAGAAAATACACGCAACATATAAAGCAGCCCATGGCTTATTTTGCAACTGGTGCAAAACATGATTTAAATGTTTTGTATGTTCTCCATCTTCATGAGAAACTTTCGCTTGTTCGTGATGAGCAGCACCATGCGCATCATCTGCCACTTTACTCTCTTCATGTTGAGCAGCACCATGTTCACCATGGCTCTCAGCAGCAAGAAGAATTTCAACTTCTTGAATATCTTTAGGTGCATTTAAAAAACCATACCCAATCCCCAATAAACCAACGGCCATTAGGATAAAAGAAAGAGTTTTTAATTTACTTGAAAATGTATACATATCTATTACGATCAGTTTGTTCAACAATTATAATTGGCTTTTAAGCTTCAAAACGTAGTCAGCAACTAACCAACGTTCGTGAGCACTTAATTGATTAGCATGAGAACCCATAGAATTCAAACCATAAGTAACTACATGAAAAATACTTCCCTCTGTAATAACTCTATCTTTGTAACTAGGAACTCCCAAAAATTTCTCTCTTTCTACCAATTTACCTTTACCATTTCCAGATGCTCCATGACAACTGATACAATAAATTTCAAAAAGCTCTTTTCCTTTTTCAGAACCACGATCAATAGAATCTAATGGAGACTTTGAATTTGCTTTTGCTAATTCGTACCCTTCAGTAGTATTTGCGTATTCATATGGCTCAAACCCTCTGTTAATAGTACCATCTGGAGGAAGTTGACCTTCTTTTCCATTTTTAAAAGCAGCAGATTCTGAATAAGTTTCATATCCTGCTGATTCGTACATATTAGGAAAGTATTGATAGTTCGGTGATTTATTATTATGACATGATGTCACTAATACAGTGATGCCTAATAAAAGTGCTGTTTTATATACCCTTTTCATATCTTAATTAGTGCTTTTCAATTACTTTAACTTCTACAGCGCCTGTTCCTTGGAAAAAAGAAACTAACGCTTCTTCATTATCATTAACAGCTACTTCCATCAAGAAGTGATCATCTGTAGTTCTTACATCTGGATTTTCAGCTTCTTTGAATGGCCACAATTTACTTCTCATGTAAAAAGTAATAACCATAAGGTGAGCTGCAAAAAATACAGTCATCTCAAACATAATTGGCACGAAGGCAGGCATATTTTCAATATAACTAAAACTTGGTTTACCACCAATATCTTGAGGCCAATCTTGTATCATTACAAAATTCATCATCCAAGTAGCAAATGAAATACCTATACAACCGTATATGAAAGAACAAATTGCTAATCTTGTAGGCGCTAAGCCCATTGCTTTATCCAACCCGTGAACGGGAAATGGAGTAAAAACTTCTTCAATATGATGATGAGCTGCACGGGTTTTTTTAACCGCATCCATCAATATATCATCGTCATTATAAATGGCGTATATTACTTTATTACTCATGGTGTGAATCTTTATTTGCTTCTCTTTCTCTAATATAATTATCTCCCGTTCCTTTTAATATTGTTTTAACCTCTGCTTGAGCAATCACAGGGAAAGTTCTAGAGTATAACAAAAACAACACGAAGAAAAATCCAATTGTCCCGATAAAAATACCGATATCAACAAAAGTCGGAGAAAACATTGTCCAAGAAGACGGTAAATAATCTCTATGTAATGATGTAACAATGATCACAAAACGCTCAAACCACATTCCAATATTTACTACAATTGAAATAATGAAAGAGAACATGATACTTGTTCTTAATTTTTTAGACCACATAAATTGAGGTGAAAACACATTACATGTCATCATCGACCAATATGCCCACCAGTAAGGACCAGTAGCTCTATTCAAAAATGCATATTGTTCGTATTCAACACCTGAATACCAAGCGATAAATAACTCAGTAATATATGCAACACCAACAATAGAACCTGTAATCATAATTACAATATTCATCAACTCAATGTGTTGCAAAGTAATATAAGCCTCAAGGTTAGAAACTTTTCTCATAATAATAAGCAAAGTGTTTACCATTGCAAAACCCGAGAAAACTGCTCCTGCCACAAAGTAAGGAGGGAAAATCGTTGTATGCCATCCTGGAATTACAGATGTAGCAAAGTCCATCGATACAATCGTGTGAACAGAAAGTACAAGTGGAGTTGCTAAACCAGCCAATACCAAAGATACTTCTTCAAAACGTTGCCAATCTTTGGCTCTACCGCTCCATCCAAAACTTAATATAGAATAAATTCTTTTATTAAAAGGAGTTATAGCTCTATCTCTCAACATAGCAAAATCTGGTAGCAAACCTGTCCACCAAAATACAAGTGAAACAGATAGATACGTTGAAATTGCAAATACATCCCAAAGTAATGGTGAATTAAAGTTAACCCATAATGAACCAAATTGATTCGGTATAGGTAAAACCCAATATGCCAACCATGGACGACCCATGTGTATAATTGGAAATAAACCCGCTTGAATAACTGAGAAAATAGTCATTGCTTCTGCAGAACGGTTAATAGCCATTCTCCATCTTTGACGGAAGAGTAAAAGTACTGCAGAAATTAATGTTCCTGCGTGACCAATACCAACCCACCAAACGAAGTTGGTAATATCCCAAGCCCATCCAACGGTCTTATTCAAACCCCATGTTCCGATACCTGTAGATACGGTGTAAATAATACAACCTAATCCCCAAAGGAAAGCGGTTAATGCGATTGTAAATACAATCCACCAATGTTTATTAGCTTTTCCTTCAACAGGAGCAGCTACATCAACTGTTACATCGTGATAGCTTCTATCACCTATAACTAAAGGTTTCCTAATGCTTGATTCGTAGTGAGACGACATAATCCTTTATATGTTTCTAATTAATATTTATTTTAATACTAGGTATTTCTAACTTTAACATGATAAATCACGTTAGGCTTAGTTCCAACATGCTCCAATAAATGGTACATTCTTTCATCTTCTAATAAATTAGCAACATGACTTTCCTTATCATTTACATCTCCAAATATCATTGCCCCTGTAGTACAAGCACTTGAACAAGCCGTTTGAAATTCACCATCAACGATAGTTCTACCTTCTCTCTTAGCTTTTAAGATTGTCGCTTGTGTCATTTGAATACACATAGAACATTTCTCCATTACACCACGAGAACGAACATTAACATCTGGATTTAACACCATACGTCCTAAATCATCATTCATATGGAAATCAAATTCACTATTTCCGTTGTATAAGAACCAGTTAAAACGACGCACTTTATATGGACAGTTGTTTGCACAGTAACGAGTACCAACACATCTGTTGTATGCCATATGGTTTTGACCTTGACGGCTATGAGAAGTTGCAGCAACAGGACAAACAGTCTCACATGGAGCATGATTACAATGTTGACACATTACTGGTTGGAAAGCAACTTGTGGAT encodes the following:
- a CDS encoding cytochrome c oxidase subunit I produces the protein MSAEGHDHGHDHEHEHHHKDTFITKYIFSIDHKMIAKQYLITGIIMGVIGIGMSMLFRMQLAWPEESFKIFNFILGDKWAPDGVMKNDVYLALVTIHGTIMVFFVLTAGLSGTFSNLLIPLQIGARDMASGFMNMISYWLFFLSAVIMLSSLFVEAGPASAGWTIYPPLSALPQAIPGSGMGMTLWLISMAIFIASSLMGSLNYIVTVINLRTKGMSMTRLPLTIWTFFVTAIIGVVSFPVLLSACLLLIFDRSFGTSFFLSDIYIAGEVLHYQGGSPVLFEHLFWFLGHPEVYIVILPAMGLVSEILATNSRKPIFGYRAMIMSVLAIAFLSTIVWGHHMFISGMNPFLGSVFTFTTLLIAIPSAVKAFNWITTLWKGNLQLNPAMLFSIGMVSTFITGGLTGIILGDSTLDINVHDTYFVIAHFHLVMGISALYGMFGGIYHWFPKLFGRMLNKNMGYVHFWVTAVCAYGVFFPMHFIGLAGLPRRYYTNTNFPLFDDLQNVNVLITTFALVGGVFQLVFLYNFFSSIFVGKKAVQNPWRSNTLEWTTPVEHIHGNWPGEIPEVHRWPYDYSNPGHDEDFVPQTVPMKPGEEVLHH
- the queG gene encoding tRNA epoxyqueuosine(34) reductase QueG; the protein is MISKTENTQFIKFEAKRLGFLSCGISKAGFLETEAPRLENWLNKNHNGQMAYMENHFDKRLDPTLLVEGSKTVVSLLLNYFPEKKQVEDSYKISKYAYGTDYHAVVKDKLNELLFSIKTAVGDVSGRAFVDSAPVLDKAWAAKSGLGWIGKNSNLITQKVGSFYFIAELIIDLELDYDHAVTDHCGSCTACLDACPTQAIIAPYVVDGSKCISYFTIELKENIPDSMKGQFDDWAFGCDICQDVCPWNRFSKPHKEPLFDPNSHLLSMSKKDWEEITEDTFKHVFKDSPLKRSKYSGITRNIKFLQ
- the ruvA gene encoding Holliday junction branch migration protein RuvA; this encodes MIAHLQGKLVEKTPTDVVIDCGGVGYHVNISLHTYSLLPTTDFIKLFTYLQIKEDSHTLFGFVEKSEREIFKLLISVSGIGANIARQMLSSMDPKQIINAIASGDVATIQSIKGIGIKTAQRVILDLKEKMLKLYDIDEVSISQSNTNRDEALSALEVLGFVRKASEKIIEKIVKEDPDASVETIIKKALKNL
- a CDS encoding CBS domain-containing protein, whose protein sequence is MTVNQILSVKGGDVFSIVSTISVYDALKVMGEKNVGALLVMDNDVIVGILSERDYARKIVLKDKTSKDTLVKDIMGTGIITVAPTDTIDYCMNLMSGKRIRHLPVVANNIVLGVVSIGDIVKATIAKQKNTIDHLDSYINGTQS
- a CDS encoding NADP-dependent malic enzyme, encoding MNKDSKRREALLYHAKPTPGKIQVVPTKKYATQRDLSLAYSPGVAEPCLEIAKDVNNVYKYTAKGNLVAVISNGTAVLGLGDIGPEASKPVMEGKGLLFKIFADIDVFDIEVDTKNIEEFIQTVKNIAPTFGGINLEDIKAPESFEIERRLVEELNIPVMHDDQHGTAIISSAALINALELAEKKAEDVKMVVSGAGSAAIACADLYMLLGVKLENILMFNSKGLLTKNNPALSELQLKFAKDMEPISLGEALVGADVFLGLSSGDIMSADMLLGMAENPIVFAMANPNPEIDYNLAIQTRKDVIMATGRSDHPNQVNNVLGFPYIFRGALDVRATKINEAMKMAAVQALALLAKESVPEQVNVAYGATKLVFGKEYIIPKPFDPRLISIVAPAVAKAAMDSGVALNPITDWAKYEEDLLERLGNDNKMLRMISNKAKMDPKRIVFAEAEHLDVLKAAQIVLEEGVAIPILLGNKEIISELKGELGFDADVEIIDPKDKAEDGRRKRFAETYFESRKRRGIALYDAQRLMRERNYFAAMMINTGEADGLVTGHTRSYATVLKPMLQLVGKAPGASIVATTNMMMTARGPMFLSDTAVNIDPTAEELAKIALMTAKTARMFGVEPVIAMVSYSNFGSSSNPKANKVREAVAYLHEHHPDLIVDGEIQSDFALNPELLKEKFPFSTLVGKKVNILIFPNLDAANITYKLLKELNKVESIGPIMMGMSKPVHIFQLGAGVEEMVNMATIAVLDAQEKGKRKK
- the ruvB gene encoding Holliday junction branch migration DNA helicase RuvB is translated as MNENLDPTTDGFGSEEFDLEKRLRPLSFDDFAGQDQVLENLKVFVAAANQRNEALDHTLFHGPPGLGKTTLANILANELEVGIKITSGPVLDKPGDLAGLLTNLDERDVLFIDEIHRLSPIVEEYLYSAMEDFKIDIMIESGPNARTVQINLNPFTLIGATTRSGLLTAPMRARFGISSRLQYYTTELLTSIVERSSSILKMPISHEAAIEIAGRSRGTPRIANALLRRVRDFAQIKGNGTIDIEIARYSLKALNVDAHGLDEMDNKILTTIIDKFKGGPVGLSTLATAVSESSETIEEVYEPFLIQEGFIMRTPRGREVTDKAYKHLGRIKTNIQGGLF